Proteins found in one Amycolatopsis aidingensis genomic segment:
- a CDS encoding PspC domain-containing protein has product MSGATATNASGPSAGGFEYTVKDFWASRPRRPHRGRKVAGVAAAVGNRYGVDPVVVRVALVTATVFGGSGLLLYLLGWLFFPDESDEVGAAEGLIGRGRSSTSKALSLALCVAVFLSASWALTGTGWLDGGGLIGLALLVAAVYLLHRSRGHLRRPVAIPGYQEGPGGTAFAVPLSAQATAPGWDPLGAAPLAWDLPDPNPEPPRQAEPAEPPEPRRRQSRIGVATFGLAVIVGAVGATLTASDVGWFSPAHVIGLMLGVIGIGMVTGAFVHGGRGLIWLALPLSLAGLLLTSLPNDPFRDGFGPVNATPTTAAAVLPEYRTSVGTIDLDLRQLPADAEVRTRVVTGAGTGTVYVPADADVTYTCATTAGAANCLGNERSGLDSGPVTGTDFGADGGPGGAKITLDVSSSMGTAEVLRG; this is encoded by the coding sequence ATGAGTGGCGCGACAGCGACGAACGCGTCGGGCCCGTCCGCAGGCGGGTTCGAGTACACGGTGAAGGATTTCTGGGCCAGCAGGCCGCGGCGCCCGCATCGGGGGCGCAAGGTCGCCGGGGTGGCCGCGGCCGTCGGCAACAGGTACGGCGTGGACCCGGTCGTGGTGCGGGTCGCGCTGGTCACCGCCACCGTGTTCGGCGGCTCGGGGCTCCTGCTCTACCTGCTCGGCTGGCTGTTCTTCCCGGACGAGAGTGATGAGGTCGGGGCGGCCGAGGGGCTGATCGGGCGCGGCCGGAGCTCGACTTCCAAAGCGCTGTCCCTGGCGCTGTGCGTTGCCGTGTTCCTCAGCGCGAGCTGGGCGCTGACCGGAACCGGCTGGCTGGACGGTGGCGGGCTGATCGGGTTGGCGCTGCTGGTCGCGGCGGTCTACCTGCTGCACCGAAGCCGGGGCCACCTGCGCAGGCCGGTCGCCATCCCCGGCTACCAGGAGGGGCCGGGCGGCACGGCCTTCGCCGTACCGCTGTCCGCGCAGGCCACCGCCCCCGGCTGGGACCCACTCGGCGCCGCGCCACTGGCCTGGGACCTGCCCGACCCCAACCCCGAGCCGCCGCGGCAGGCCGAACCGGCCGAGCCGCCCGAACCGCGCAGGCGCCAGTCCAGGATCGGGGTCGCCACCTTCGGGCTCGCCGTGATCGTGGGCGCGGTGGGCGCCACGCTCACCGCCAGCGATGTCGGCTGGTTCAGCCCGGCGCACGTCATCGGGCTGATGCTCGGAGTGATCGGGATCGGCATGGTCACCGGCGCGTTCGTGCACGGCGGGCGGGGCCTGATCTGGCTGGCGCTCCCGCTTTCCCTCGCGGGCCTGCTGCTGACCTCGCTGCCGAACGACCCGTTCCGCGATGGCTTCGGCCCGGTCAATGCCACTCCGACCACGGCGGCGGCGGTGCTGCCGGAGTACCGGACCTCGGTGGGCACGATCGACCTCGACCTGCGGCAGCTACCAGCCGACGCCGAGGTGAGAACCAGGGTGGTCACCGGCGCCGGCACCGGCACGGTGTACGTACCGGCGGACGCTGACGTCACCTACACCTGCGCCACCACGGCCGGCGCGGCGAACTGCCTCGGTAACGAGCGCAGCGGCCTGGACAGCGGGCCGGTCACCGGAACGGACTTCGGCGCGGACGGCGGGCCCGGTGGCGCGAAGATCACCCTGGACGTGAGTTCCTCGATGGGCACGGCGGAGGTGCTCCGTGGCTGA
- a CDS encoding helix-turn-helix domain-containing protein, whose product MDEAELTERVRALRANGSSPKEIAHALGVPRARVVPVVRQLAAQDETPIGDREVAGCWVSPGWQEGLTFEPRPDWPAGTSAEGTTGLVGVLVARALRRHRVSACGFLVDVYCLGVKNVIPAREMDQQALPMFVDAFFENFATGPLQVPLELAQHLVFGAVEYARGLGFPPHEEFAAAAGHLGSWTGPSPIGFGKDGVPVYVPGPHDDPDAAYRTLENAVGPGNFEFVARATG is encoded by the coding sequence ATGGACGAAGCGGAACTCACCGAACGGGTGCGCGCGCTGCGCGCGAACGGCAGCTCGCCCAAGGAGATCGCGCACGCCCTCGGGGTTCCGCGGGCGAGGGTGGTGCCGGTGGTCCGGCAGCTCGCGGCACAGGACGAGACGCCGATCGGGGACCGCGAGGTCGCGGGCTGCTGGGTCAGCCCCGGCTGGCAGGAAGGGCTGACCTTCGAACCCCGGCCGGACTGGCCGGCCGGGACGTCCGCGGAAGGCACCACCGGACTGGTCGGTGTGCTGGTGGCCCGCGCGCTGCGGCGGCACCGGGTCTCCGCCTGCGGTTTCCTGGTGGACGTCTACTGCCTCGGCGTGAAGAACGTGATCCCGGCGCGGGAGATGGACCAGCAGGCGCTGCCGATGTTCGTGGACGCCTTCTTCGAGAACTTCGCGACCGGCCCGCTGCAGGTGCCGCTGGAGCTGGCCCAGCACCTGGTGTTCGGCGCCGTGGAGTACGCGCGCGGGCTCGGCTTTCCGCCGCACGAGGAGTTCGCCGCTGCCGCCGGCCACCTGGGGTCGTGGACCGGCCCCAGCCCGATCGGGTTCGGCAAGGACGGCGTTCCGGTCTACGTTCCCGGACCGCACGACGACCCCGATGCCGCCTACCGGACCCTGGAGAACGCGGTGGGCCCCGGCAACTTCGAGTTCGTCGCCAGGGCCACCGGCTGA
- a CDS encoding E3 ubiquitin ligase family protein, whose protein sequence is MWIIGVLLIGAAVAGFFFMRHTKSELHAMIGTETLTIPQLEDLRKVSDELGATGGFRRTAEVVGAAHPRPEGLLTAEISKTECVWYRYRIDRQYEHVEYRDGKRHRSKRTEKVAEHTSHEGYALIDDAGRTIGVDPGGTAPDGTEQTVHRFEPHHGGSGPVEVFGFRLPDFVAGGNGSTIGFDYKEWVIRPGRRLYVLGEVHDRIGPLVIGKPQGGGHFIISTRTEDELREDRVTRHRFLAVGVIIATLAGLALIVADLIG, encoded by the coding sequence ATGTGGATCATCGGTGTGCTGCTGATCGGCGCGGCGGTGGCGGGCTTCTTCTTCATGCGGCACACCAAGAGTGAGCTGCACGCGATGATCGGCACCGAGACGCTGACGATCCCGCAGCTGGAGGACCTGCGGAAGGTCTCCGACGAACTCGGCGCCACCGGCGGTTTCCGCAGGACCGCCGAGGTGGTCGGTGCCGCGCACCCCCGGCCGGAGGGGCTGCTGACCGCCGAGATCAGCAAGACCGAGTGCGTCTGGTACCGCTACCGGATCGACCGGCAGTACGAGCATGTCGAGTACCGCGACGGCAAGCGTCACCGCAGCAAGCGCACCGAGAAGGTCGCCGAGCACACCTCGCACGAGGGCTACGCCCTGATCGACGATGCGGGCCGCACCATCGGCGTGGACCCCGGCGGCACCGCCCCGGACGGCACCGAGCAGACCGTGCACCGGTTCGAGCCGCACCATGGCGGATCGGGCCCGGTGGAGGTGTTCGGCTTCCGGCTTCCGGACTTCGTCGCCGGCGGCAACGGTTCCACCATCGGCTTCGACTACAAGGAATGGGTGATCCGGCCCGGCCGCAGGCTGTACGTCCTCGGCGAGGTGCACGACCGGATCGGCCCGCTGGTGATCGGCAAGCCGCAGGGTGGTGGCCACTTCATCATCTCGACCCGTACCGAGGACGAGCTGCGCGAGGACCGGGTCACCCGGCACCGCTTCCTCGCCGTCGGCGTCATTATCGCCACCCTGGCCGGGCTGGCCCTGATCGTGGCCGACCTGATCGGCTGA
- the guaA gene encoding glutamine-hydrolyzing GMP synthase, with amino-acid sequence MAQGPVLVVDFGAQYAQLIARRVREAQVYSEVVPHTATAAELLARDPAAIILSGGPASVYADGAPAMDPALVEAGVPMFGICYGHQLLVQALGGEVEHTGGREYGRTEVQISGEGGVLHGELPARHPVWMSHGDSVTKPPAGAVVTATTEVSPVAGFEDTTRRFAGVQYHPEVAHSPHGQEVLRRFLRDIAGIRPQWTTASIVDEQVAAIREQVGAANAICGLSGGVDSAVAAALVQRAIGDRLTCVFVDHGLLRSGERTQVERDFVAATGVNLVTVDARERFLDALAGVSDPEEKRKIIGREFIRVFEQAERDLKAKGDYRFLVQGTLYPDVVESGGGTGAANIKSHHNVGGLPEDLQFDLVEPLRLLFKDEVRRVGLELGLPETIVHRQPFPGPGLGIRIIGEVTANRLETLRSADAIAREELTSAGLDSDIWQCPVVLLAEVRSVGVQGDGRTYGHPVVLRPVSSEDAMTADWTRLPYDVLERISTRITNEVSEVNRVVLDVTSKPPGTIEWE; translated from the coding sequence GTGGCACAAGGCCCCGTGCTGGTGGTCGACTTCGGGGCGCAGTACGCGCAGCTGATCGCGCGTCGCGTCCGCGAGGCACAGGTGTATTCCGAGGTCGTCCCGCATACCGCGACCGCGGCGGAGCTGCTGGCCAGGGACCCCGCGGCGATCATCCTCTCCGGCGGGCCCGCCAGCGTGTACGCGGATGGCGCCCCGGCCATGGACCCCGCGCTGGTCGAGGCGGGGGTGCCGATGTTCGGCATCTGCTACGGGCACCAGCTGCTGGTCCAGGCACTCGGCGGGGAGGTCGAGCACACCGGCGGCCGGGAGTACGGCCGGACCGAGGTGCAGATCAGCGGCGAGGGCGGGGTGCTGCACGGCGAGCTGCCCGCAAGGCATCCGGTGTGGATGAGCCACGGGGACAGCGTGACCAAACCGCCTGCGGGCGCGGTCGTCACGGCCACCACCGAGGTGTCCCCGGTGGCCGGGTTCGAGGACACCACCCGCCGCTTCGCCGGGGTGCAGTACCACCCGGAGGTCGCGCACTCCCCGCACGGCCAGGAGGTGCTGCGCCGGTTCCTGCGGGACATCGCGGGCATCCGTCCACAGTGGACCACCGCGTCCATCGTGGACGAGCAGGTGGCGGCGATCAGGGAGCAGGTCGGCGCCGCGAACGCGATCTGCGGGCTGTCCGGCGGAGTGGACTCCGCGGTGGCGGCCGCGCTGGTGCAGCGTGCCATCGGTGACCGGCTGACCTGCGTGTTCGTCGACCACGGGCTGCTGCGTTCCGGGGAGCGCACCCAGGTCGAGCGCGACTTCGTTGCGGCGACCGGGGTCAACCTGGTGACCGTGGACGCGCGGGAGCGGTTCCTGGACGCCCTGGCCGGGGTCAGCGACCCCGAGGAGAAACGCAAGATCATCGGCAGGGAGTTCATCCGGGTCTTCGAGCAGGCCGAACGCGACCTCAAGGCCAAGGGCGACTACCGCTTCCTGGTACAGGGCACCCTCTACCCCGATGTCGTGGAATCCGGCGGCGGCACCGGCGCGGCCAACATCAAGAGCCATCACAACGTCGGCGGCCTGCCCGAGGATCTGCAGTTCGACCTGGTCGAGCCGCTGCGCCTGCTGTTCAAGGACGAGGTCCGCAGGGTCGGCCTCGAACTGGGCCTCCCGGAGACCATCGTGCACCGCCAGCCGTTCCCAGGGCCGGGGCTGGGCATCCGGATCATCGGCGAGGTCACCGCGAACCGGCTGGAGACCCTGCGCTCCGCGGACGCGATCGCTCGCGAGGAGCTCACCTCGGCCGGGCTGGACAGCGATATCTGGCAGTGTCCCGTGGTGCTGCTGGCCGAGGTGCGCAGCGTCGGTGTGCAGGGCGACGGCCGCACCTACGGCCATCCGGTGGTGTTGCGGCCCGTTTCCAGCGAAGATGCCATGACCGCGGACTGGACCCGGCTACCCTACGACGTGCTCGAGCGGATCTCGACCCGGATCACCAACGAGGTGAGCGAGGTGAACCGGGTGGTGCTGGATGTGACCAGCAAGCCGCCGGGCACCATCGAGTGGGAGTAG
- a CDS encoding aldehyde dehydrogenase family protein has protein sequence MDTITPEPRAAWIAGRAEQGADTLVVTHPFDGSEVATVAIPGPEQVERAVAAATAAAIRLRALPAHRRAEALEHVSRGLAARAEEIAEIITAENGKPLRWAEAEVNRAVSVFRIAAEEARRFAGELQRLDTDPAGEGRMALVRRVPRGPVLGIAPFNFPLNLVAHKVAPALAVGAPIIVKPAPRTPLSALVLGELLAETGLPEGAFSVLPLGNEATTALVSDPRLPVVSFTGSGPVGWSLMDRAPRKHVVLELGGNAAAVVLGDWPDLDGAAQRIATFGNYQAGQSCIAVQRVIVERSVSEEFLPKLVEAVRAQRTGDPYDAEVSVGPVVDEATAERIVSWVDEAVTAGATVLTGGGRDGATVEPTLLTGVPSAAKVWAEEVFGPVLAVTVVDDADQAFAAVNASAFGLQAGIFTSDVRLAFRASAELEVGGVIIGDVPSYRADQMPYGGVKRSGAGREGVLPAMHDLTEERVTVLTGIEL, from the coding sequence ATGGACACCATCACACCCGAACCGCGTGCCGCCTGGATCGCCGGCCGTGCCGAGCAGGGGGCGGACACGCTGGTCGTCACCCATCCGTTCGACGGCAGCGAGGTGGCCACCGTGGCCATCCCCGGTCCGGAGCAGGTCGAGCGCGCCGTGGCGGCGGCCACCGCGGCCGCCATCCGGTTACGCGCCCTGCCCGCACACCGGCGGGCGGAGGCGCTGGAGCACGTCTCGCGCGGGCTGGCCGCCCGTGCCGAGGAGATCGCGGAAATCATCACCGCGGAGAACGGCAAACCGCTGCGGTGGGCCGAGGCCGAGGTGAACCGCGCGGTGTCGGTGTTCCGCATCGCCGCCGAGGAGGCGCGACGTTTCGCGGGCGAACTGCAGCGCCTGGACACCGACCCGGCGGGCGAGGGCAGGATGGCGCTGGTCCGGCGGGTGCCGCGCGGCCCGGTGCTCGGCATCGCCCCGTTCAACTTCCCGCTCAACCTGGTCGCCCACAAGGTGGCCCCCGCGCTGGCGGTGGGGGCGCCGATCATCGTCAAGCCCGCCCCGCGCACCCCGCTGTCCGCCCTGGTGCTCGGCGAGCTGCTCGCCGAGACCGGTCTGCCCGAGGGCGCGTTCTCCGTGCTGCCGCTCGGCAACGAGGCCACCACCGCGCTGGTCAGCGACCCGCGGCTGCCGGTGGTGTCGTTCACCGGCTCCGGGCCGGTGGGCTGGTCGCTGATGGACCGCGCCCCGCGCAAGCACGTGGTGCTCGAGCTGGGTGGCAACGCGGCGGCCGTGGTGCTCGGCGACTGGCCGGACCTGGACGGGGCCGCGCAGCGGATCGCCACCTTCGGCAACTACCAGGCAGGCCAGTCCTGTATCGCGGTGCAGCGGGTGATCGTGGAGCGCTCGGTTTCCGAGGAGTTCCTGCCGAAGCTGGTGGAGGCGGTGCGGGCGCAGCGCACCGGCGATCCGTACGACGCCGAGGTGTCGGTCGGGCCGGTGGTGGACGAGGCCACCGCGGAACGGATCGTCTCCTGGGTGGACGAGGCCGTGACCGCAGGGGCGACAGTGCTGACCGGCGGCGGCCGGGATGGCGCGACCGTGGAGCCGACCCTGCTCACCGGGGTGCCCTCTGCCGCGAAGGTGTGGGCCGAGGAGGTGTTCGGCCCGGTACTCGCGGTGACCGTGGTGGACGACGCGGACCAGGCCTTCGCGGCGGTGAACGCCTCCGCCTTCGGGCTGCAGGCCGGGATCTTCACCAGCGATGTGCGGCTGGCCTTCCGGGCCTCGGCCGAGCTCGAGGTGGGTGGCGTGATCATCGGCGATGTGCCGTCCTACCGTGCCGACCAGATGCCCTACGGCGGGGTCAAGCGGTCCGGCGCAGGCCGGGAGGGCGTGCTGCCCGCGATGCACGACCTGACCGAGGAGCGGGTCACCGTGCTGACCGGGATCGAGCTGTGA
- a CDS encoding FAD-dependent oxidoreductase yields the protein MTARNTTEYDYDVIVVGSGFGGSVAALRLTEKGYRVAVIEAGRRFADDEFAKTSWDLRRYLWAPQLGCYGIQRIHLLKDVMILAGAGVGGGSLVYANTLYRPLEPFYTDRQWAHITDWRAELEPHYDQASRMLGVVTNPTVTPADEVMRKVAADMGVADSYHPTPVGVYFGKPGEQAEDPYFGGAGPARTGCTECGACMTGCRVGAKNTLMKNYLYLAEQLGAKIIPLTTVTGLRPRGDSAFEVDIRRTGTTTKRFTHTLTAGQVVLAAGTWGTQTLLHRMRDTGALPRLSSRLGELTRTNSEAIIGSGRFTVDPERDFSTGVAITSSIHPDELTHVEPVRYGKGSNAMSLLQTIATDGASEVPRWRQALRFMFRHPVQTVRLLNGYRWSERTMILLVMQSLDNSITTYTRRGWFGRRRYTSKQGHGEPNPTFIAAGHEANLRTAEHIDGVAGGTWGEIFNIPLTAHFIGGAPIATEAGKGVIDPYHRVFNYPNLSVVDGAAITANLGVNPSLTITAQAERAFSLWPNKGEADPRPAQGEGYRRLDPVPPRQPAVPAEAPGALRLPIAEVTARSRSAR from the coding sequence GTGACTGCGCGTAACACCACCGAGTATGACTACGACGTCATCGTGGTGGGCTCCGGGTTCGGTGGCAGCGTCGCCGCGCTCCGGCTCACCGAGAAGGGATACCGGGTCGCGGTGATCGAGGCGGGCCGCCGTTTCGCCGACGACGAGTTCGCGAAGACCTCATGGGACCTGCGCCGCTACCTCTGGGCGCCGCAGCTGGGCTGCTACGGCATCCAGCGGATCCACCTGCTCAAGGACGTGATGATCCTCGCCGGAGCAGGCGTCGGCGGCGGGTCGCTGGTTTACGCCAACACGCTCTACCGGCCGCTCGAGCCGTTCTACACCGACCGCCAGTGGGCGCACATCACCGACTGGCGAGCGGAGCTCGAGCCGCACTACGACCAGGCGAGCCGGATGCTCGGCGTGGTCACCAACCCGACCGTCACCCCCGCGGACGAGGTGATGCGCAAGGTCGCCGCCGATATGGGGGTGGCCGACTCCTACCACCCCACACCCGTCGGCGTGTACTTCGGCAAGCCCGGCGAGCAGGCCGAGGATCCCTACTTCGGCGGCGCCGGGCCCGCCCGCACCGGTTGTACCGAGTGCGGAGCCTGCATGACCGGCTGCCGGGTCGGGGCGAAGAACACCCTGATGAAGAACTACCTGTACCTCGCGGAACAACTCGGTGCCAAGATCATCCCGCTGACCACGGTGACCGGGCTGCGCCCGCGCGGCGATTCGGCCTTCGAGGTGGACATCCGCAGGACCGGCACCACCACCAAACGCTTCACGCACACCCTCACCGCGGGACAGGTCGTGCTGGCCGCGGGCACCTGGGGCACCCAGACCCTGCTACACCGGATGCGGGACACCGGCGCGCTGCCGCGGCTTTCGTCCCGGCTCGGCGAGCTCACCCGCACCAACTCCGAGGCGATCATCGGCTCCGGCCGGTTCACCGTGGATCCGGAGCGCGACTTCAGCACCGGCGTGGCGATCACCTCCTCCATCCACCCGGACGAGCTCACCCATGTCGAGCCGGTCCGCTACGGCAAGGGCAGCAACGCGATGAGCCTGCTGCAGACCATCGCCACCGACGGGGCATCCGAGGTGCCGCGCTGGCGGCAGGCGCTGCGGTTCATGTTCCGGCACCCGGTGCAGACCGTCCGCCTGCTGAACGGCTACCGGTGGAGCGAGCGGACCATGATCCTGCTGGTGATGCAGAGCCTGGACAACTCGATCACCACCTACACCAGGCGCGGCTGGTTCGGCCGCCGCCGCTACACCTCCAAGCAGGGGCACGGCGAGCCGAACCCCACCTTCATCGCCGCCGGGCACGAGGCCAACCTGCGCACCGCCGAGCATATCGACGGGGTCGCCGGCGGCACCTGGGGCGAGATCTTCAACATCCCGCTCACCGCGCATTTCATCGGCGGCGCACCGATCGCCACCGAAGCGGGAAAGGGCGTGATCGACCCGTACCACCGGGTGTTCAACTACCCGAACCTGTCCGTTGTGGACGGCGCGGCGATCACAGCGAACCTCGGCGTGAACCCCTCGCTGACCATCACCGCACAGGCCGAGCGCGCCTTCTCGCTGTGGCCGAACAAGGGCGAGGCCGACCCCCGCCCTGCGCAGGGCGAGGGCTACCGGCGGCTGGACCCGGTCCCACCCCGGCAACCCGCCGTGCCCGCCGAGGCGCCCGGGGCGCTGCGGCTGCCGATCGCCGAGGTCACAGCTCGATCCCGGTCAGCACGGTGA
- a CDS encoding GuaB3 family IMP dehydrogenase-related protein, with product MRDLVEIGMGRTARRAYGLDDIEIVPSRRTRSSKVVSTSWQIDAYRFELPLVTHPTDAVVSPGTAVAFGELGGLGVLNAEGLWARQANAEEALDRLARTAREAEDPAELVRLLQELHSAPIRMDLLSEAIRTVRESGVTVAARVSPQHAAELTPDLLAAGVEILVVQGTIVSAEHVGPDGGEDGEPLNLKEFISDLEVPVIAGGVSDYRTAMHLMRTGAAGVIVGHGYTPGVTSTDRVLGIGVPMATAIIDAAAARRDYLDETGGRYVHVLADGGMSVSGDIAKAIACGADAVMLGAPLSAATEAPGQGLYWTAAAAHPSLPRSQVAAGTRHSVDLKTLLYGPSADAEGAVNLFGALRRALAKTGYSDLKEFQKVGLNLRG from the coding sequence GTGCGGGACCTGGTCGAGATCGGCATGGGGCGCACCGCGCGGCGGGCGTACGGCCTCGACGACATCGAGATCGTGCCTTCCCGGCGTACGCGCTCGTCGAAAGTGGTGTCCACGTCCTGGCAGATCGACGCCTACCGCTTCGAGCTGCCGCTGGTGACCCACCCGACCGACGCGGTGGTGTCCCCGGGCACCGCGGTCGCCTTCGGTGAGCTCGGCGGGCTCGGCGTGCTCAACGCCGAGGGCCTGTGGGCGCGCCAGGCGAACGCGGAGGAGGCGCTGGATCGGCTCGCGCGGACCGCGCGGGAGGCGGAGGACCCGGCCGAGCTGGTACGCCTGCTGCAGGAGCTGCATTCCGCGCCGATCAGGATGGACCTGCTCAGTGAGGCGATCCGCACCGTGCGCGAGTCCGGGGTCACGGTGGCGGCCAGGGTCAGCCCGCAGCACGCCGCCGAGCTCACCCCCGACCTGCTCGCGGCCGGGGTGGAGATCCTGGTCGTGCAGGGCACCATCGTGTCGGCCGAACACGTGGGGCCGGACGGGGGCGAGGACGGCGAGCCGCTGAACCTCAAGGAGTTCATCTCCGACCTCGAGGTACCGGTGATCGCGGGCGGGGTCAGCGACTACCGCACCGCCATGCACCTGATGCGCACCGGTGCCGCGGGTGTGATCGTCGGGCACGGCTACACCCCCGGGGTCACCAGCACCGACCGGGTGCTCGGCATCGGGGTGCCGATGGCCACCGCGATCATCGACGCCGCGGCGGCGCGCCGGGACTACCTGGACGAGACCGGCGGGCGCTACGTGCACGTGCTCGCGGACGGTGGGATGAGCGTGTCCGGGGACATCGCCAAAGCCATCGCCTGCGGCGCCGACGCAGTGATGCTCGGCGCGCCGCTGAGCGCTGCCACCGAGGCCCCCGGCCAGGGGCTGTACTGGACGGCCGCGGCGGCGCATCCCTCGCTGCCCCGCTCGCAGGTCGCGGCAGGCACCAGGCACTCGGTGGACCTGAAGACGCTGCTGTACGGACCGTCCGCGGATGCCGAGGGGGCGGTCAACCTGTTCGGCGCCCTGCGGCGCGCCCTGGCCAAGACCGGCTACTCCGACCTCAAGGAGTTCCAGAAGGTCGGCCTCAACCTCCGCGGCTGA
- the guaB gene encoding IMP dehydrogenase, translating into MTSEFSTARAVAPDKFAMLGLTFDDVLLLPAESDVLPSTVDTSTRLSRNVRLRIPLLSAAMDTVTEARMAIAMARQGGMGVLQRNLPIEEQAQAVEVVKRSEAGMVTDPVTCSPEDTLAEVDALCARFRISGVPVTDAAGTLVGIITNRDMRFEVDHSKPVHEVMTPAPLVTAQVGVTADAALGLLRRHKIEKLPIVDGAGKLRGLITVKDFVKTEQYPNATKDTDGRLLVGAAVGVGADGHQRAMALADAGVDVLMVDTAHGHSRAVVDTVATLKKELGDTVDVVGGNIATRAGAQALVDAGADGVKVGVGPGSICTTRIVAGVGVPQISAIYEADQACRPAGVPVIGDGGIQYSGDIAKALAAGASAVMLGSLLAGTAEAPGDLILVNGKQFKTYRGMGSLGAMQTRGEVKSYSKDRYAQDDVLSEDKLVPEGIEGRIPFRGPLANVVHQLVGGLRSGMGYAGATSIAELQEAQLVRITAAGLKESHPHDITMTVEAPNYTTR; encoded by the coding sequence ATGACGAGCGAGTTCTCCACCGCCCGCGCCGTAGCCCCGGACAAGTTCGCCATGCTCGGACTGACCTTTGACGACGTGCTGCTGCTGCCGGCGGAATCGGATGTGCTGCCGAGCACGGTGGACACCAGCACCCGGCTGTCCCGCAACGTGCGGCTGCGTATCCCACTGCTGTCCGCGGCCATGGACACGGTCACCGAAGCCAGGATGGCGATCGCGATGGCGCGCCAGGGCGGTATGGGGGTGCTGCAGCGCAACCTGCCGATCGAGGAGCAGGCGCAGGCGGTCGAGGTGGTCAAGCGGTCCGAGGCCGGGATGGTGACCGACCCGGTGACCTGCTCACCGGAGGACACGCTGGCCGAGGTGGACGCGCTGTGCGCGCGGTTCCGTATCTCCGGGGTGCCGGTCACCGATGCCGCGGGCACGCTGGTGGGCATCATCACCAACCGGGACATGCGGTTCGAGGTGGACCACAGCAAGCCGGTGCACGAGGTGATGACCCCGGCCCCGCTGGTCACCGCGCAGGTCGGGGTGACCGCGGACGCGGCGCTCGGCCTGCTGCGCCGGCACAAGATCGAGAAGCTGCCGATCGTCGATGGTGCGGGCAAGCTGCGCGGCCTGATCACCGTCAAGGACTTCGTCAAGACCGAGCAGTACCCGAACGCCACCAAGGACACCGACGGCAGGCTGCTGGTGGGCGCCGCGGTCGGGGTCGGCGCGGACGGGCACCAGCGGGCGATGGCGCTGGCCGACGCCGGGGTGGACGTGCTGATGGTGGACACCGCGCACGGGCACTCGCGGGCCGTGGTGGACACCGTCGCCACGCTGAAGAAGGAACTCGGCGACACGGTGGACGTGGTCGGCGGCAACATCGCGACCAGGGCCGGGGCGCAGGCGCTGGTGGACGCCGGTGCGGACGGGGTGAAGGTCGGCGTCGGGCCGGGTTCGATCTGCACCACCCGGATCGTCGCCGGTGTCGGTGTCCCGCAGATCTCCGCCATCTACGAGGCCGACCAGGCCTGCCGGCCCGCTGGGGTGCCGGTGATCGGCGACGGCGGCATCCAGTACTCCGGGGACATCGCCAAGGCGCTCGCGGCGGGCGCCTCCGCGGTGATGCTCGGCAGCCTGCTCGCCGGGACCGCCGAGGCGCCCGGTGACCTGATCCTGGTCAACGGCAAGCAGTTCAAGACCTACCGCGGTATGGGCTCACTGGGTGCGATGCAGACCCGGGGCGAGGTCAAGTCCTACTCCAAGGACCGCTACGCCCAGGACGACGTGCTCTCCGAGGACAAGCTGGTGCCGGAGGGCATCGAGGGCCGGATCCCGTTCCGCGGGCCGCTGGCGAACGTGGTGCACCAGCTCGTCGGCGGGCTGCGTTCGGGAATGGGCTACGCGGGCGCGACCAGCATCGCCGAGCTGCAGGAGGCTCAGCTCGTCCGGATCACCGCGGCCGGGCTGAAGGAGAGCCACCCGCACGACATCACGATGACCGTGGAGGCCCCGAACTACACCACCCGCTGA
- a CDS encoding DUF5319 domain-containing protein, whose translation MQVVPHDVLPPDPFADDPDDPAREIAALDEDPGEPISDDERTELLADLADLAVYQALLAPRGVRGIVVDCGECDQPHYHDWHLLRASLEQLLSDGRMRPHEPAFDPNPADYVSWDYCRGYADGVTANETAR comes from the coding sequence GTGCAGGTCGTGCCACACGACGTGCTGCCCCCAGACCCGTTCGCCGACGACCCGGACGACCCGGCCAGGGAGATTGCTGCCCTCGACGAGGACCCGGGTGAGCCGATCAGCGACGACGAACGCACCGAGCTATTGGCGGACCTCGCCGACCTCGCCGTCTACCAGGCACTGCTGGCGCCGCGCGGGGTACGCGGGATCGTCGTCGACTGCGGTGAGTGCGACCAGCCGCATTACCACGACTGGCACCTGCTGCGGGCCAGCCTCGAACAGCTGCTCTCCGACGGGCGCATGCGCCCGCACGAGCCCGCGTTCGACCCGAATCCCGCCGACTACGTGAGCTGGGACTACTGCCGCGGGTACGCCGACGGCGTCACCGCGAACGAGACCGCTCGCTGA